The Caenorhabditis elegans chromosome II genome has a segment encoding these proteins:
- the E01G4.5 gene encoding C2H2-type domain-containing protein (Confirmed by transcript evidence), giving the protein MRMKFRGLSKIKNRTVLHNHVAKLFDIFIRGVIQKAEGDLEHTKFWLNLTHSGYEEGEGHHVQHKTYQTVDGGVLMNILARQMQSNKSIKLDKSFVISMNVFKRKDKSVAGRGRNRASLPPKGTRDVNRMRQFILEHTFGVKNERICGPSHCLPKALAVGKLLFDKKRCPDSVERAALENKWQSVAKSDATDEHKSTSELKMAKQLLEAAGMDTEQEVHDRSDLARLASHIHEYQIKLWTCNGRQPVAYIDAEYNPEGTKFIGLFFYDGHYEVVDHIRGKKGAHFCDKCYQFVEKNHAKNCEKKCRSCGHFECGQQEKDVVCDTCNVTFKNQMCYDNHLKKVSQQALPHCEKCFVCRDCGRLDQTARFRGHWLHTLKSRNSLVLQ; this is encoded by the exons ATGAGGATGAAGTTTAGAGGCTTGAGCAAGATAAAAAACCGCACCGTCCTGCACAACCACGTGGCCAAGCTTTTTGACATCTTTATCAGAGGTGTGATACAAAAGGCTGAGGGGGATTTGGAGCATACCAAATTTTGGttaaa cttaacCCACAGTGGTTATGAGGAGGGGGAGGGTCACCACGTCCAGCACAAGACGTACCAAACCGTGGATGGTGGAGTGCTCATGAACATCCTGGCGCGCCAAATGCAATCGAACAAATCGATAAAGCTGGACAAGAGCTTCGTCATAAGTATGAATGTGTTCAAGAGGAAGGACAAATCCGTGGCCGGTCGTGGTAGAAACAGAGCTTCACTACCACCCAAAGGTACAAGAGATGTAAATCGGATGCGGCAATTTATTCTA GAGCACACATTTGGAGTGAAGAATGAGCGTATTTGTGGGCCCTCGCACTGTCTACCGAAAGCTCTGGCCGTTGGAAAGCTGTTGTTTGACAAGAAGAGATGTCCTGACAGCGTGGAGCGAGCAGCCCTCGAAAACAAATGGCAGAGTGTAGCAAAGAGCGAC GCCACGGATGAGCACAAAAGTACCTCCGAGTTGAAGATGGCCAAACAGCTTCTAGAAGCCGCCGGGATGGACACCGAACAGGAAGTTCACGATCGTTCAGATCTTGCAAGGTTGGCCTCACACATTCATGAGTATCAGATCAAGCTGTGGACTTGTAATGGACGTCAACCCGTTGCATACATAGATGCCGAGTACAACCCCGAGGGTACCAAATTCATAGGGCTCTTCTTTTATGATGGTCACTACGAGGTTGTGGATCACATCCGTGGGAAAAAGGGCGCACA TTTCTGTGACAAGTGCTACCAGTTTGTCGAGAAGAATCACGCTAagaattgtgagaaaaaatgtagaaGCTGTGGGCACTTTGAGTGCGGTCAACAAGAAAAAGACGTAGTTTGTGACACCTGTAACGTGACATTCAAAAACCAGATGTGTTATGATAACCACCTCAAGAAAGTTTCACAGCAGGCCCTTCCTCATTGTGAGAAATGTTTTGT GTGCCGTGATTGTGGGAGACTGGACCAAACCGCGCGCTTCAGAGGTCATTGGCTTCATACACTCAAAAGCAGAAATAGCTTAGTTTTGCAAtaa
- the E01G4.6 gene encoding CPG4 domain-containing protein (Confirmed by transcript evidence) — MRIIACSLLIASLIPTVIGLKSNRTSCFHYVSCLEATEANLKQCAGGTAISLTLEAKDVNIRDLVKYRALEFVGCQDRLLKEVVDFESLQILVNEDARECFEKLPESSKRVEEFTDSCDYVQPVSRNASKGDALQCLIEFKQDREYCESLLECCPDHTRCGERMNAVSLSYQNARVKAEQIVYSMISCIVVNDPRFLREGARLQSLRDPYRNAGVPFLRPDAYTEARITRRLALTSTATLSQRRERFLKKYSQIRQVVAQNLFGQQQRLTRPVEDLVTETSSKLAVEEAPEETTTQEETTTDASEVTTTKAVEEATEEVTEEATEATEAPVATTKESSEMHVNTIRNMIRSASEKDLSKYVTLISEGKFSELFELAEQKKLTLTSKFDEKLSSKMAKLKDLINEALSEKEKSGEIEQAMEKFEKPEKSELVAMEDKDTPAVFTISDSLKHKKAEAKLAHTIVSRNVVEAENAIEKEVVEPKAEEKKVKEEDVKAVAEEKKEEKKPGKLPMKIEKLEKPVDTKSENHELKKVLDDKERALLVESEIKNTAEETKPKVESFKSEETTVAIDDMPALEKEESAEKKETTGEPTTTEAAVETTEASETPKPEAKPELLSNLEDVLTLTTPETETIEGSGEREEPTTSAPAAEATSEITLLKSSSDVAVIENVKRIRPRTEQTHCQQYASCWQTVLDYEQQCDRKYSTEVLSHGIDDSEILNILHNSSISHHEIVLKACLRPLDRSVHSTLKQLLVIQRGVRKACLELGRNKIAVTDSEEALCNTEIPSTAAIDEFISSEHVRSQSNHLTCRAKLEPIRETCSIVRNCCASVDTCDNYISSSPVKKLETEAIRRLVKKQNDCETKMLQTLSYIHEQLSNPSRRRRFYYH, encoded by the exons ATGAGGATCATAGCCTGCTCCTTGCTCATTGCTTCACTAATCCCAACTGTCATCGGGTTAAAGTCGAAtaga acttcATGCTTCCACTACGTGTCTTGTCTGGAAGCTACCGAAGCTAACCTGAAGCAATGTGCAGGAGGAACGGCGATTTCTCTTACCTTGGAAGCCAAGGATGTAAATATTAGGGATCTTGTCAAGTATCGTGCTTTGGAGTTTGTAGGGTGTCAAG ATCGACTGCTCAAGGAAGTCGTCGACTTTGAATCCCTGCAGATCCTCGTTAACGAAGATGCTCGCGAGTGCTTCGAGAAGCTCCCAGAAAGCTCGAAGCGCGTCGAAGAGTTCACCGACTCTTGCGACTACGTCCAACCAGTCAGCCGCAACGCCTCCAAAGGAGATGCTCTGCAATGCTTGATCGAGTTCAAACAGGACCGCGAATACTGTGAGAGCCTCCTCGAGTGCTGCCCAGATCACACAAGATGCGGGGAGAGAATGAATGCGGTTTCCCTATCCTACCAGAACGCTCGTGTCAAGGCTGAACAGATCGTGTACAGTATGATCTCGTGCATCGTGGTGAATGATCCAAGATTCTTGAGAGAAGGAGCTCGTCTTCAGTCCCTTCGTGACCCATACCGTAATGCTGGTGTCCCATTCCTTCGCCCGGATGCTTATACCGAGGCTAGAATCACTAGAAGACTCGCTCTTACCTCCACTGCTACCCTATCCCAAAGACGAGAGAGATTCTTGAAGAAGTACTCACAGATTAGACAAGTTGTCGCTCAGAACTTGTTCGGTCAGCAGCAAAGGCTGACTCGTCCAGTTGAGGATCTTGTCACCGAGACTTCATCCAAGTTGGCAGTTGAGGAGGCTCCAGAGGAAACTACAACTCAGGAAGAGACCACTACCGATGCTTCAGAAGTTACTACTACAAAGGCTGTCGAAGAAGCTACTGAAGAAGTTACCGAGGAGGCCACTGAAGCCACTGAAGCCCCAGTCGCAACTACAAAGGAATCCTCCGAGATGCATGTGAACACGATCCGCAACATGATCCGCAGTGCTTCTGAGAAAGATCTTTCCAAGTATGTCACTTTGATCTCCGAGGGAAAGTTCAGCGAGCTATTCGAGCTCGCCGAGCAGAAGAAGCTGACATTGACATCCAAGTTCGATGAGAAGCTCTCTAGCAAGATGGCCAAGCTGAAGGATCTTATCAATGAGGCTTTGTCAGAGAAGGAAAAGAGTGGAGAGATCGAGCAGGCGATGGAAAAGTTCGAGAAGCCTGAGAAGTCAGAATTGGTGGCTATGGAGGACAAGGATACCCCAGCTGTATTCACTATTTCCGACTCGTTGAAGCACAAGAAGGCAGAAGCCAAGCTGGCTCACACGATTGTTTCTAGAAATGTTGTTGAAGCTGAGAATGCCATTGAGAAGGAGGTGGTTGAGCCGAAAGCTGAAGAGAAGAAGGTGAAGGAAGAGGATGTGAAGGCTGTTGCCGAAGAAAAGAAGGAGGAGAAGAAGCCAGGAAAGCTCCCGATGAAGATCGAGAAGCTCGAGAAGCCAGTTGACACCAAATCAGAGAACCATGAGCTCAAGAAGGTTTTGGATGACAAGGAGAGAGCTTTGTTGGTCGAATCGGAAATCAAGAACACTGCAGAAGAGACGAAGCCGAAGGTGGAGTCCTTCAAGTCCGAGGAGACTACCGTAGCAATCGATGATATGCCAGCTCTTGAGAAGGAAGAGTCTGCGGAGAAGAAGGAGACTACCGGAGAGCCAACGACTACCGAAGCGGCCGTGGAGACCACGGAAGCATCAGAGACACCGAAGCCAGAAGCCAAACCAGAACTCCTGAGCAACTTGGAAGACGTGCTCACTCTCACCACACCGGAAACCGAGACAATCGAGGGAAGTGGAGAACGAGAGGAACCAACTACTTCCGCTCCAGCAGCAGAAGCCACCTCCGAAATAACCCTTCTCAAGTCGTCATCCGACGTTGCCGTGATCGAGAACGTCAAGAGAATCCGCCCAAGAACCGAGCAAACTCACTGCCAACAATACGCGTCGTGCTGGCAAACTGTGTTGGACTACGAGCAGCAATGCGACAGGAAGTACTCGACCGAGGTGTTGAGCCACGGAATCGACGACAGCGAGATCTTGAACATCCTCCACAATAGCTCGATTTCCCATCATGAGATTGTTCTGAAGGCTTGCCTGCGTCCATTGGATAGATCAGTTCATTCCACA ctcAAACAACTGCTCGTAATCCAACGCGGAGTCCGCAAAGCCTGCCTCGAGCTCGGACGCAACAAGATCGCCGTCACCGACTCCGAAGAAGCCCTCTGCAATACCGAGATCCCTAGCACTGCCGCCATCGACGAGTTCATCTCCTCCGAGCACGTCCGTTCCCAGTCCAACCATCTGACGTGTCGCGCCAAGTTGGAGCCAATCCGCGAGACTTGCTCAATCGTTAGAAACTGCTGCGCTTCCGTCGACACTTGCGACAACTACATCAGCTCATCGCCGGTGAAGAAGCTGGAGACCGAGGCGATTCGTCGTCTCGTGAAGAAGCAAAACGACTGTGAGACGAAGATGTTGCAGACGTTGAGCTACATCCATGAGCAACTGTCGAATCCATCGAGAAGACGCCGGTTCTATTACCATTAA
- the alh-7 gene encoding Succinate-semialdehyde dehydrogenase, mitochondrial (Confirmed by transcript evidence): MNRLSQFKRSYSLLPQGAQAYIGGKWTASETGNSFDVLNPFNNEVVDRATNCTVKDAEKAVHSALEGFDKWAHTYSAKQRGAILHKWFEILVQRETELATLLTKEQGKPLAEARGEIQYSAAYFDWYAGEARRVYGQVVPSAVVNRLHLHTREPIGVVALIAPWNFPTAMIARKAAAALSVGCSAVVKPSGDTPLSALALAQTAEEAGIPAGVFNVITADHSNTAEISKYLCESTDVSAISFTGSTPVGKLLLAQSASTVKRVCLELGGNAPLIVFDDADLDVAVNGTMATKFRCSGQTCVSANRIYVHEKIHDQYISKLAAAMKEKLVLGDGLNPKTTQGPLVNQKAVDKCELLLSDALGKGSELICGGKRGEHGTSYEPTLITNVQSNTNIAHTEIFGPIASVQKFRDEQEVLEAANNCRVGLAGYVFGRDQSRLQRVARKLEVGMVGVNEGLISCAEAAFGGVKESGIGREGGAQGIDEFTNWKYICTQY, from the exons ATGAATCGGCTTTCCCAATTCAAACGGAGCTACTCGTTGCTCCCACAAGGAGCTCAAGCGTATATTGGCGGAAAATGGACGGCTTCTGAGACGGGGAACTCGTTTGATGTGCTCAATCCGTTTAATAATGAAGTTGTCGATAGAGCTACGAATTGTACTGTTAAGGATGCGGAGAAG GCCGTCCACTCAGCGCTAGAAGGCTTCGACAAATGGGCCCACACCTATTCAGCGAAGCAACGAGGCGCAATTCTTCACAAATGGTTCGAAATCCTTGTCCAACGTGAAACCGAGCTAGCCACCCTTCTCACAAAAGAGCAAGGCAAACCGCTGGCCGAGGCTCGCGGCGAAATCCAATACTCGGCCGCCTACTTCGACTGGTACGCCGGAGAGGCTCGTCGTGTCTACGGACAAGTCGTTCCGTCGGCCGTCGTAAATCGTCTCCATCTACACACCCGTGAGCCGATCGGAGTTGTAGCTCTCATCGCGCCATGGAACTTCCCGACTGCAATGATTGCTCGGAAAGCGGCGGCGGCGCTTTCTGTCGGGTGCTCGGCAGTCGTGAAGCCATCTGGAGATACGCCGCTTTCAGCGTTGGCTCTTGCTCAGACTGCTGAAGAAGCTGGGATTCCGGCCGGCGTGTTCAATGTGATCACTGCAGATCACTCGAATACTGCCGAGATTTCCAAGTACCTTTGCGAGTCTACAGATGTGTCGGCGATCAGCTTCACTGGAAGTACCCCCGTTGGAAAGTTGCTTCTCGCACAGTCAGCGTCGACTGTGAAGAGAGTTTGTCTGGAGCTCGGTGGAAATGCTCCGCTGATCGTTTTCGATGATGCTGATCTTGATGTCGCTGTGAAT GGAACCATGGCTACGAAATTCCGTTGCTCCGGCCAAACGTGCGTCTCTGCCAATCGAATCTACGTCCATGAAAAGATCCATGATCAGTACATATCCAAACTAGCGGCTGCCATGAAGGAGAAGCTTGTTCTCGGTGATGGACTGAACCCGAAAACCACACAAGGACCTCTGGTAAATCAGAAGGCTGTTGATAAg TGCGAACTCCTGCTCTCCGACGCGCTGGGCAAAGGATCCGAGCTGATCTGTGGCGGAAAGCGAGGCGAGCATGGAACATCGTACGAGCCGACGCTCATCACAAACGTCCAGTCGAACACCAACATCGCGCACACCGAGATCTTCGGCCCCATCGCGTCGGTTCAAAAGTTCCGCGACGAGCAAGAAGTGCTCGAGGCGGCCAACAACTGTCGTGTTGGACTAGCTGGATACGTGTTCGGAAGAGATCAATCCAGGCTTCAACGAGTCGCAAGGAAACTCGAAGTCGGGATGGTTGGAGTCAATGAGGGCCTGATCAGCTGTGCGGAGGCTGCGTTCGGAGGAGTCAAAGAGTCAGGGATCGGACGTGAAGGTGGAGCTCAGGGGATCGACGAGTTCACCAATTGGAAGTATATCTGTACTCAGTATTAA
- the alh-7 gene encoding Succinate-semialdehyde dehydrogenase, mitochondrial (Confirmed by transcript evidence): MATKFRCSGQTCVSANRIYVHEKIHDQYISKLAAAMKEKLVLGDGLNPKTTQGPLVNQKAVDKCELLLSDALGKGSELICGGKRGEHGTSYEPTLITNVQSNTNIAHTEIFGPIASVQKFRDEQEVLEAANNCRVGLAGYVFGRDQSRLQRVARKLEVGMVGVNEGLISCAEAAFGGVKESGIGREGGAQGIDEFTNWKYICTQY; this comes from the exons ATGGCTACGAAATTCCGTTGCTCCGGCCAAACGTGCGTCTCTGCCAATCGAATCTACGTCCATGAAAAGATCCATGATCAGTACATATCCAAACTAGCGGCTGCCATGAAGGAGAAGCTTGTTCTCGGTGATGGACTGAACCCGAAAACCACACAAGGACCTCTGGTAAATCAGAAGGCTGTTGATAAg TGCGAACTCCTGCTCTCCGACGCGCTGGGCAAAGGATCCGAGCTGATCTGTGGCGGAAAGCGAGGCGAGCATGGAACATCGTACGAGCCGACGCTCATCACAAACGTCCAGTCGAACACCAACATCGCGCACACCGAGATCTTCGGCCCCATCGCGTCGGTTCAAAAGTTCCGCGACGAGCAAGAAGTGCTCGAGGCGGCCAACAACTGTCGTGTTGGACTAGCTGGATACGTGTTCGGAAGAGATCAATCCAGGCTTCAACGAGTCGCAAGGAAACTCGAAGTCGGGATGGTTGGAGTCAATGAGGGCCTGATCAGCTGTGCGGAGGCTGCGTTCGGAGGAGTCAAAGAGTCAGGGATCGGACGTGAAGGTGGAGCTCAGGGGATCGACGAGTTCACCAATTGGAAGTATATCTGTACTCAGTATTAA
- the F45H10.2 gene encoding Cytochrome b-c1 complex subunit 8 (Partially confirmed by transcript evidence), with translation MRPTVVSMGKHFGNLGKMYGEHRFALAPNEQKAYKGFFDQAFVKTFKTYVWDQWYYYIPQTIGAYLLYDWAKKTNVAANRKNPADFANDQ, from the exons ATGAGACCGACCGTCGTTTCAATGGGCAAACACTTTGGAAATCTCGGCAAGATGTACGGAGAGCACCGCTTCGCGCTTGCTCCAAACGAGCAAAAGGCCTACAAGGGATTCTTCGATCAGGCCTTTGTTAAGACCTTCAAGACCTACGTCTGGGATCAGTGGTATTACTACATTCCACAG ACCATCGGAGCCTACTTGCTCTACGACTGGGCCAAGAAGACGAACGTCGCCGCCAACCGAAAGAATCCAGCCGACTTTGCCAACGATCAATAA